Proteins encoded together in one Vigna angularis cultivar LongXiaoDou No.4 chromosome 5, ASM1680809v1, whole genome shotgun sequence window:
- the LOC108319559 gene encoding uncharacterized protein LOC108319559, with product MGRDSTHQACKDKFLSCRPIISLDEAFLKGKYGGELLTTVGRDGNEQVLPIAYCVVEVENKDSWRWFLELLVDDLGGAELCSSFTFISDQQKGLLPAIQELLPGVEQRFYVRHLYANFRKKFSGKICTCTFNDIFAQPCLCLSVHCEITSYACAYQFTVLYE from the exons atgggccgcgacagcacGCATCAGGCCTGCAAAGACAAATTTCTATCATGCAGGCCAATTATTAGTTTAGATGAAGCATTTTTGAAAGGTAAGTATGGTGGTGAGTTGTTAACAACTGTGGGCCGAGATGGAAATGAGCAGGTGTTGCCTATTGCGTACTGTGTTGTTGAAGTTGAGAACAAGGATTCATGGAGGTGGTTCTTGGAACTATTGGTAGATGACCTTGGAGGGGCTGAATTATGTTCTTCATTTACCTTTATATCAGACCAGCAAAAG GGTCTACTTCCAGCAATACAAGAATTGCTTCCTGGAGTTGAGCAAAGGTTTTATGTGAGGCATTTGTATGCCAACTTCAGGAAGAAATTCTCTGGCAAGATTTGTACATGtacttttaatgatatatttgcCCAACCATGCTTGTGCTTATCAGTTCACTGTGAAATCACGTCATATGCTTGTGCTTATCAATTCACAGTTCTTTACGAATAA